In Arachis hypogaea cultivar Tifrunner chromosome 7, arahy.Tifrunner.gnm2.J5K5, whole genome shotgun sequence, the genomic window TGAATTCTATCTCTAAGAAATCCTTGATAAAATATTCTGTGAGCTAACTTGAGTATCGAAGTACTTTTTGTAGGTATCCACTCCATTTTCATCAGGAGGTCAAAGTATACCTCGTTCGCAAACAAAAGGAACTGAGCATAATCACTTCAAGATCCGAGATATACATTGGTCAAGGATCAACAAGTAAGAACAGTAATCTAATCATGTTGAGATGACACTGAAGAATGTAGGATTTGAATCACCTGAATAAGGAATTCTTCTCGCCAATGGCTAAGATTGTCAAAAGATTTGACAACATTTACATCATAAACAAGGACACAACAATCTGCGCCACGGTAGAAAGCCACACCAAGACTCTGAAACCTTTCTTGACCAGCAGTATCCCAGATCTGCACTCAAATCATTATAATGAGGATGTTATGAAAATGATGAGCAAGAGAGAATTTGCTTCATTACCTGCAAAGTGAACATCCTATCTTGGAATTGAATTTCCTTGGTGAGAAAATCAGCACCAATGGTAGCCTTGTACTGATTACTAAACTTACGATTCACATACTGATTCATGAGAGATGTTTTGCCAACCCTGTTTAAAAAAGAAGCAGCAATTGGTTTGTTCCATTGATGTCATGATTTGGAACATGAAAATGCATGAATAGATAGATGGTGGAGTAAAACATACCCGCTGTCTCCGAGGATAATGACCTTAAGTAACATGCGGCGGCGAGAAGCCATGGTGGATGAAGAGTATTGTCAGAATTCAGGGATctgttttctgtttctgtttctgttagTGTGAGTTACAGGACACAGACACGTGGATCAATGCCAGTTACCAATTACAACATGCCGCCTTACACGCCATATCACTCTTTTTTCCCCTCCTCCATTTCCCATATTTAAGTTGTTCATATAAAACACATTTTTCTTGTATTAAGGGTACATGTTCAAACTTACAGAATATAATTAAGATTCGTCAATCGCCCTTCGCCGGCTGCAGAATTGCTACTACAATAAACTCAACTCATgcatctgttttttttttaatttgcctAGTAGTCATCACAGATTAATTTATGAACCTTAAAGCCAAGAATATTTTCCTCCTTTAGGTAGGTTCTTGCCGACTAATCAAATTTAAGTGATATTATATATGATAACCGTGATCCAAATTTATTTTTGCGATGTTACACATAATATTATTACATTGAAGACGTGGATCCCTTAATATAAATATGATAGACCAAGAGCAATTGGTATGAAGATAGATATGCATTTCCAGTtcaaaaatataagaataaatatccaaaaaataaaaggataaatatccattccaaaaataataattattacttCAAAATAACAAAATCTTTAATAACTAAAGGTATCATGTTGCGCACCTGTTACTAGCATTTGCAAGACCGCAAGATCATATAGAACATCACTTAAGTAACAATAAAACGTTCTACCTTGTTTTCATCTAGGAACAGGAAGAATGAATATTCGAATTGGCTTAGTGAGACTATCTAGATCGCTTAAATTACTAAACTACTCAATACAATTGCAACTAATCCACCAATTTCTTAATAGCTGGGGAGCTGATATCGTGACGATTTCATAAAATCCGTTGAAAGGAAGTTAGCAATCACCATTCATTGATTACTAAACCTTACGCGAATAAGAACATGGCAAAAAAGGGAATGTCCAACAAGAATATACATAATCCAATTACAAATGTAACAGCAAAATAGATCAAAATAGACCACTCGTGGTTAACGGGAATGTCCCCAATAACGAAATGTCGATGTGAGAAAATTGGCCTACAGAGTATAGACCTTGCTTTATAAGAACAATTGCTGATCATTAATATGTTTATTGTTTTGGATTCTAACATACCAATCATCCGCAAAATacattctaaaataaaatatatttcctgTATACTACTAAATAGAACCAATAACTGATGATTTATGTGCCATTTAAAAATGATCACGACACGAACCTGAGCTTAAGAAGAAATACAC contains:
- the LOC112703674 gene encoding ras-related protein Rab7-like, with the protein product MASRRRMLLKVIILGDSGVGKTSLMNQYVNRKFSNQYKATIGADFLTKEIQFQDRMFTLQIWDTAGQERFQSLGVAFYRGADCCVLVYDVNVVKSFDNLSHWREEFLIQASPSDPENFPFVLLGNKIDVDGGNSRVVSEKKAKAWCASKGSIPYFETSAKEGFNVEAAFQCIAKNALKNEPEEEVYMPDTIEVGGGGRQHRSTGCEC